The proteins below come from a single Phocoena sinus isolate mPhoSin1 chromosome 2, mPhoSin1.pri, whole genome shotgun sequence genomic window:
- the LOC116749674 gene encoding LOW QUALITY PROTEIN: proteasome subunit beta type-6-like (The sequence of the model RefSeq protein was modified relative to this genomic sequence to represent the inferred CDS: inserted 1 base in 1 codon) has product MADTLVAARGAQPAPAYGLEAITRNWENQKASTGTTLMAVQFDWGVVLGADSRTTTESYIANRVTDKLTPIHDRIFCCRSGSAADSQAVALGFHSIELNEPPGVHTSASLFKEMSYRYPEDLTAGIIITGWDPQEGGQXLALAMERDGSSGGVIRLAAIVESGVERKVLLGYQIPKFTIATLPPP; this is encoded by the exons ATGGCGGACACCTTAGTGGCTGCTCGGGGAGCGCAGCCAGCACCAGCCTATGGGCTTGAGGCCATTACCCGCAACTGGGAAAACCAGAAAGCCTCAACAGGGACCACTCTCATGGCCGTGCAATTTGATTGGGGCGTGGTTCTAGGAGCTGACTCCAGAACAACCACTGAGTCATACATCGCCAATCGAGTGACTGACAAGCTGACCCCTATTCATGATCGTATTTTCTGCTgccgctcaggctcagcagctgaTAGCCAGGCAGTAGCGCTTGGTTTCCACAGCATTGAGCTGAATGAGCCTCCGGGGGTACACACGTCAGCCAGCCTCTTTAAGGAGATGAGTTACCGATACCCAGAAGACCTGACGGCAGGAATCATCATTACGGGCTGGGACCCCCAAGAAGGGGGGC CTCTCGCTTTGGCCATGGAGCGGGACGGCTCCAGCGGAGGGGTGATCCGCCTGGCAGCCATTGTAGAATCAGGGGTAGAGCGTAAGGTACTTTTGGGATACCAGATTCCCAAATTCACCATTGCCACTTTACCACCTCCCTGA